Proteins from a genomic interval of Rubinisphaera italica:
- a CDS encoding helicase HerA domain-containing protein codes for MNNSEPNYNIATNNDLVDYQLGQRIDGEDAPFVLNRDLMAQHMLLLGGTGCGKSKFLELLCREMIDDYAGFCLIDPHGDLAEDVVAHAGKLALDRNHPFSPEWIHYIQPSFANVFGFDPFRYEEADDITEEQREIAYRAWLEATVDRVAEVLLRKQGESSFEGMPRLERFLKDVLLAVGTAVDDEGSHLPLGNALTLLDFGHKRQADVYRLVAPHLPRHVTADFERLAALSPNRQAEMTDSTINRLRSFLSPIVTAVFQDHLHTIDFSQIIRNQETVIVNLCETNYFSSDQAKAIGGLIIHEILAKTRAVRKRSQRVPYSLIIDEASEFIGRDVQRALTGHRKFKLSVCLSAQQLSSFKTETLDLIPDILNCCKAKICFQQENPDDLEYLAKVFGYSNLDFTEHYQKVYAPDGFDWVIVESENFSQSKQSSETHGSSFANAEASTESSSMTEQRSDSISENKGTTINRGVAVSHTRGTSKSTGTGSSVSATVGDSSAQSETIGESESESLSTGNSHTVTIGHSDSQNRSRSTQESISNSQQVSQSRTKGFSDNHSAGRTGTNSEGYSYVSPLGPVMSIQSTISNNEAMGQTETNSRGSSISDGETSAKGSSRTTGSSESTGESSVQSESKAFGRSRTKSHSRSLSRSRGQTTGTNRSQLSGQSTSLSDSESDQTGHTKSSGESTSQTHGKTTSFARSRTTGMARQWSKTRTESLAHQIGESYSSGISLSPHPLPKYRVELQKTPNLARSINDQFALFAHLLAIANVGQAMVRLPNGRSEIIQVNHVMAPAENLLEQEEITEWMIAKIIATHAYNLAPSLDEGSDSDSLLRFIEQSQTPQEQTDQDTGFSTM; via the coding sequence ATGAACAACAGCGAGCCAAATTACAACATCGCAACGAACAATGATCTGGTAGATTACCAACTCGGCCAGCGAATCGACGGTGAGGATGCACCGTTCGTGTTGAACCGCGATTTGATGGCACAGCACATGCTCCTACTCGGCGGCACCGGCTGTGGAAAGAGCAAGTTTCTCGAATTGCTTTGCAGAGAGATGATCGACGACTATGCCGGTTTCTGCTTGATCGATCCGCATGGTGATTTGGCTGAAGATGTCGTGGCCCACGCGGGCAAGCTGGCACTCGACCGGAATCACCCCTTTTCACCGGAGTGGATTCATTACATCCAGCCCAGTTTTGCGAATGTCTTCGGGTTTGATCCGTTCCGATATGAAGAAGCGGATGACATTACTGAAGAACAGCGAGAGATTGCGTACCGTGCCTGGCTTGAAGCGACCGTTGATCGCGTAGCCGAGGTACTGCTGAGAAAACAAGGAGAATCGTCGTTCGAAGGAATGCCGCGACTAGAACGTTTCCTCAAGGATGTGCTGCTTGCCGTCGGCACCGCCGTTGATGACGAAGGTTCCCACTTGCCACTCGGAAATGCGCTGACGCTATTAGATTTCGGTCACAAACGGCAAGCGGATGTTTATCGACTAGTTGCACCGCATCTTCCACGACATGTTACAGCGGACTTTGAGCGTTTGGCTGCGCTCAGCCCGAATCGACAAGCTGAAATGACCGACTCGACCATCAATCGATTGCGGTCATTTCTTTCACCGATCGTCACGGCGGTTTTTCAAGATCACTTGCACACAATTGATTTCAGCCAAATCATTCGCAATCAGGAAACCGTGATCGTCAATCTCTGTGAGACAAACTACTTCTCTTCCGATCAAGCGAAGGCAATTGGTGGTCTCATCATTCACGAGATTCTGGCCAAGACACGTGCCGTGCGAAAACGATCGCAACGCGTCCCCTATTCTCTCATCATCGACGAAGCCAGTGAGTTTATTGGACGGGACGTTCAGCGCGCATTGACCGGGCATCGAAAATTCAAACTGTCCGTTTGTCTCTCCGCACAACAGCTATCGAGCTTCAAGACGGAAACGCTGGACCTGATCCCGGATATTCTCAACTGCTGTAAAGCCAAAATCTGCTTCCAGCAAGAGAACCCCGACGATTTGGAGTATCTCGCCAAAGTCTTCGGCTACAGCAATCTGGACTTCACGGAACACTATCAGAAAGTCTACGCACCTGACGGTTTTGATTGGGTGATCGTCGAATCGGAAAACTTCAGTCAGAGCAAGCAGTCAAGCGAAACACACGGTTCGAGCTTCGCTAATGCGGAGGCGTCTACCGAGTCATCTTCGATGACGGAACAACGTTCCGATTCAATTTCAGAAAACAAAGGCACGACGATCAATCGTGGTGTCGCTGTCTCTCACACTCGCGGAACATCGAAGTCGACGGGAACTGGCTCCTCGGTCAGCGCAACCGTGGGTGATTCGTCCGCACAATCGGAAACCATTGGAGAAAGTGAAAGCGAGAGCCTCTCAACCGGCAATTCACACACCGTGACTATTGGCCACAGCGACAGCCAAAATCGGAGTCGGTCAACTCAAGAGTCGATTTCTAACTCTCAACAAGTCTCACAATCTCGAACGAAGGGGTTCTCTGACAACCACTCAGCCGGACGGACGGGGACGAATTCGGAAGGGTACAGTTACGTTTCACCGCTGGGACCGGTGATGTCCATTCAGTCAACGATCAGCAATAACGAAGCGATGGGACAAACAGAGACGAATTCGAGGGGAAGCAGTATTTCTGATGGGGAGACATCGGCCAAAGGAAGTTCACGGACGACCGGCAGTAGCGAATCGACAGGCGAATCTTCCGTTCAAAGTGAATCGAAAGCGTTTGGACGCAGTAGAACAAAGTCTCATTCTCGCTCTTTGTCGAGAAGCCGTGGTCAGACGACTGGAACCAATCGCAGTCAATTGTCGGGTCAGTCAACATCATTATCTGACTCAGAATCTGATCAGACGGGGCATACGAAAAGTTCCGGTGAATCAACCTCACAAACACATGGTAAGACAACAAGCTTTGCTCGCTCACGAACAACGGGGATGGCAAGGCAATGGTCGAAGACGCGCACCGAATCACTGGCACATCAAATAGGTGAATCATACTCGTCAGGCATCTCTCTTTCCCCGCACCCCCTTCCCAAGTACCGCGTCGAACTTCAGAAGACGCCCAATTTAGCACGCTCGATCAACGATCAGTTTGCATTGTTCGCTCATCTTCTGGCAATCGCCAATGTCGGACAGGCCATGGTGCGGTTACCCAACGGACGTAGTGAGATCATTCAAGTCAATCACGTCATGGCACCAGCGGAGAACTTGCTTGAGCAGGAAGAGATAACAGAATGGATGATTGCAAAGATCATCGCGACCCATGCTTACAACCTCGCTCCGTCTCTGGATGAAGGAAGTGATTCCGATTCGTTACTGAGATTCATCGAGCAATCACAGACTCCACAGGAGCAAACGGATCAAGACACCGGTTTCAGTACGATGTAA
- a CDS encoding tetratricopeptide repeat protein: protein MIDTATFIGALLGGVVGWQVGCFLFHWFVKNQARREGQETWPVMGAAIGLIAGAVLLPLDWKLYIVAGGVLLLAVVRPLTNLLNQRRQVRVQSNSARENQVSQRSNLESQIRDVDAEVEHHLAAGLPETGPVVTRSKEKLNLLQKDLQSVLAQSGDLHDPQPIHQSTMTSVNRSVPAANRALWARYPYRIPVIGLLYSRLELCWLTWRIARNQRAMRFTRVANYLNRAIEIQPRSRLFLLDRGSALITGNRFSEAITDYTRVIGFAPQDTHAYQGRSEAYRLDGQLDKAVVDATKAIEIAPQSALAFCRRAWAHMHLEKPDEARVDFDTAIKLDRFCLPAFQGRATLLESLEEYDNAIADIYHGIWLDPQDAKLLVWRSRLHLKNNQIDEAIDDAKLAIEIDPNCKSGHNLLAQLYEKVERFDVAIPVVTQLVRLSDDDAERRKHLLQRARLYESLSQDEHALSDCQDAMKLATEDESKEIEKTIVNRIQSRIPDVQFVEGKDDASTNYKGEAT from the coding sequence GTGATCGATACAGCCACGTTTATCGGAGCCCTGTTGGGCGGTGTTGTCGGCTGGCAAGTCGGCTGCTTTCTATTTCACTGGTTCGTCAAGAATCAGGCGAGGAGGGAGGGGCAAGAGACGTGGCCCGTTATGGGAGCTGCAATCGGTCTCATCGCCGGTGCGGTTCTCTTACCATTGGACTGGAAACTCTACATTGTCGCTGGCGGAGTTCTACTGCTGGCTGTGGTACGGCCACTGACTAACCTTCTCAATCAGCGGCGACAGGTTCGAGTTCAATCAAACTCAGCACGAGAGAACCAAGTCTCACAACGTAGCAATCTGGAATCACAGATTCGCGACGTTGACGCTGAAGTTGAACATCATCTTGCGGCTGGCCTTCCTGAGACCGGTCCCGTAGTCACTCGTTCCAAGGAAAAACTGAACCTGCTGCAAAAAGACCTGCAATCCGTCCTCGCCCAATCAGGCGATCTACACGATCCACAACCGATACATCAATCAACAATGACTTCGGTGAACCGCTCTGTTCCGGCAGCCAATCGGGCTTTATGGGCAAGATATCCTTACCGAATTCCCGTGATTGGATTGCTTTACTCACGACTGGAACTCTGCTGGCTTACATGGCGTATCGCTCGAAACCAACGAGCAATGCGTTTCACGCGAGTAGCCAACTATTTGAATCGTGCGATCGAGATTCAACCGCGAAGTCGTCTTTTCCTGCTGGATCGAGGTTCTGCTTTGATCACAGGCAATCGATTCTCTGAGGCCATTACCGACTACACGCGCGTCATTGGGTTTGCTCCACAGGATACACATGCTTATCAAGGGCGTAGTGAGGCGTATCGGCTCGACGGGCAACTTGATAAAGCGGTCGTCGATGCGACGAAAGCGATTGAGATCGCTCCGCAAAGTGCCCTTGCCTTTTGTCGTCGGGCATGGGCACACATGCACCTCGAAAAACCAGACGAGGCACGGGTCGACTTTGACACGGCCATCAAACTCGATCGATTCTGCTTGCCTGCTTTTCAGGGAAGAGCAACGTTGCTTGAGTCACTCGAAGAATACGACAACGCGATTGCCGACATCTATCACGGCATCTGGCTTGATCCGCAAGACGCCAAGCTGCTTGTTTGGCGCAGTCGACTCCACCTCAAGAACAATCAGATCGATGAGGCGATTGACGATGCGAAGCTGGCTATCGAAATCGATCCCAATTGCAAGTCCGGCCACAACCTCTTGGCTCAACTCTACGAGAAGGTCGAACGGTTCGATGTGGCCATTCCTGTTGTTACACAACTCGTACGCCTTTCTGATGACGATGCCGAACGTCGAAAACATTTGCTGCAACGCGCACGGCTCTATGAGTCCCTTAGCCAAGATGAGCATGCTCTCTCCGATTGTCAGGATGCTATGAAACTGGCCACTGAGGACGAGTCTAAAGAAATCGAGAAAACGATTGTCAATCGCATCCAGTCGCGAATTCCCGACGTGCAGTTCGTCGAAGGAAAAGACGACGCTTCAACCAATTACAAGGGAGAAGCGACATGA
- a CDS encoding bifunctional serine/threonine-protein kinase/formylglycine-generating enzyme family protein, producing MLAPCVNNSAGQWNESRKSWTSMKNDSPDSSPLEAVIAELVSRRQRGESFDVGDTITPDDWTVDELLAICSSDLLARPSEPGRVEEYLAAFPQFAADSERHIVDLIFHEICLREDSATPPTLPEYLHRFPNLSEQIRKLFSMASGLCLRPEIPGYEILEEIGRGANGIVYKAHQLGPDRLVAIKVLQDEKWADEDALRRFRKEAQVVGKLRHPNIVIVHDSGTVSETPYIVMEYVEGDSLTQLFNSKQLSIEQAVNLTIQLCAALTCAHDARVLHRDVKPANILVDGDFNVRLTDFGMVRDLDLASAKHSSHYIAGTPAYISPEQAEGDGHPIGPASDLYSVGAILYELLTGQRVVQGTTVSSVLCEVQERHAIPLTELNNAIPPELSSICLKCLEKAPKDRFASVSELAEALQGWQKKSTTVRASRRLLPVLFVLAAIVIAGAGWAVFFRSETPPTENKNGIEETATAAGQIERPRRLQSPFTEQQVRTARDAWTSFLGIPKQATNGLKMSMVVIPPGEFRMGTARGALGFQSDEPEHPVILTRPFLLAVSEVTQSQYEAVMGQNPSRFRSGDSRNRPVESLTWYDAVAFCNALSRREGLSPYYAMTDAEHKEMRVTGATVSILGGSGYRLPTEAEWEYACRAGTQATWYSGEDEQSLQDFGWLASQSLTSPQPVETKLPNAFGLYDMHGNVWEWVFDWYDKSYYPVSPTFDPNGPDEGQLRGFRGSSWDTRFRAINGTCANRGKDRPHTFDLDRGFRVARSIREKQ from the coding sequence GTGCTAGCGCCTTGCGTAAACAACTCAGCCGGGCAATGGAACGAGTCACGGAAGAGTTGGACCTCGATGAAGAATGACTCGCCAGATTCGTCGCCTCTCGAAGCTGTCATCGCTGAACTCGTTTCACGACGACAGCGAGGGGAGTCCTTCGACGTTGGCGATACAATCACCCCCGATGACTGGACGGTGGACGAACTGCTGGCAATTTGCAGTTCTGACTTGCTGGCCAGACCAAGCGAACCCGGTCGCGTCGAAGAGTATCTCGCTGCCTTCCCGCAATTCGCAGCGGATTCTGAACGACACATTGTGGATTTGATATTTCACGAGATATGCCTCCGGGAGGATTCGGCGACACCTCCGACCTTACCGGAGTATCTGCACCGGTTTCCGAATCTAAGCGAGCAGATTCGAAAGTTGTTTTCGATGGCGTCGGGCCTATGCCTGAGACCCGAGATTCCGGGCTACGAGATACTCGAAGAGATTGGTCGTGGCGCTAATGGCATCGTCTACAAGGCCCACCAGCTTGGTCCCGACCGGCTTGTTGCCATCAAAGTGTTACAGGATGAGAAGTGGGCTGATGAGGATGCATTGCGTCGATTTCGCAAGGAAGCTCAAGTCGTCGGCAAGCTGCGGCATCCCAATATCGTCATCGTTCATGATTCAGGCACGGTATCGGAAACGCCATACATCGTAATGGAGTACGTCGAAGGTGATTCACTGACCCAGCTTTTTAATTCCAAACAGCTTTCAATCGAACAGGCAGTCAATCTGACGATCCAGTTATGTGCCGCCCTCACGTGCGCGCATGACGCCCGCGTTCTCCATCGTGACGTGAAACCGGCCAATATTCTTGTTGATGGCGATTTTAACGTCCGTCTGACCGACTTCGGCATGGTCCGTGATCTTGACCTCGCATCAGCAAAGCATTCGAGTCATTACATTGCCGGAACGCCCGCTTACATTTCACCGGAACAGGCAGAAGGCGACGGCCATCCGATCGGGCCAGCCAGTGATCTCTACTCCGTGGGGGCAATCCTTTATGAGTTACTCACTGGCCAGCGAGTCGTTCAGGGAACAACGGTCTCAAGCGTTCTCTGTGAAGTACAGGAACGGCATGCGATCCCGCTCACTGAGTTGAACAACGCCATTCCGCCAGAGTTGAGTTCCATTTGTCTGAAGTGCCTTGAGAAGGCCCCGAAAGATCGATTTGCGTCAGTTAGCGAGCTTGCCGAGGCGCTGCAAGGCTGGCAAAAAAAGTCAACAACCGTACGCGCCTCTCGGCGATTGCTACCGGTACTGTTTGTGTTAGCAGCCATTGTGATCGCTGGCGCAGGATGGGCAGTGTTCTTCCGATCCGAAACTCCACCGACGGAAAACAAGAACGGAATCGAAGAAACCGCAACCGCCGCTGGTCAAATAGAACGACCAAGACGCTTGCAGTCTCCGTTCACCGAGCAACAAGTACGCACCGCGCGGGACGCATGGACATCTTTTCTTGGCATTCCCAAGCAGGCAACGAACGGACTGAAGATGAGCATGGTGGTGATTCCGCCGGGTGAGTTCCGCATGGGAACAGCGCGTGGTGCACTTGGTTTCCAGTCCGACGAACCCGAGCATCCCGTCATACTAACGCGCCCCTTTTTGCTTGCGGTGTCAGAAGTAACGCAATCGCAGTATGAAGCGGTCATGGGACAGAATCCAAGTCGCTTCAGGAGCGGCGACTCGCGAAACCGCCCGGTAGAATCCTTGACTTGGTATGACGCGGTTGCCTTCTGCAACGCCCTGAGCCGTCGTGAAGGGCTTTCACCTTACTACGCGATGACTGACGCCGAACACAAAGAAATGCGTGTAACCGGCGCGACGGTCTCGATCCTTGGTGGAAGCGGGTATCGGCTGCCGACGGAAGCCGAATGGGAATATGCGTGCCGAGCGGGCACACAGGCGACGTGGTATTCGGGCGAGGACGAACAATCGCTTCAGGATTTCGGTTGGCTGGCATCTCAGAGCTTGACCAGTCCGCAGCCGGTGGAAACGAAGCTTCCCAATGCGTTCGGTCTGTACGACATGCACGGCAATGTCTGGGAATGGGTCTTTGATTGGTACGACAAAAGCTACTATCCGGTGTCACCGACCTTTGATCCGAATGGCCCCGACGAAGGCCAGTTACGTGGGTTCCGGGGTAGCAGTTGGGACACACGATTTCGGGCCATCAACGGGACTTGTGCCAACCGTGGCAAAGACCGGCCCCACACATTCGATCTCGATCGAGGCTTTCGGGTAGCCCGATCCATCCGAGAAAAACAGTAG
- a CDS encoding replication-relaxation family protein: MITARDISVLECLASYFLMNRRQIQALCYPKDHDGRITRRRLSAMCRDKYVKKLTMQVVNPRDGSLAPVYQLASRGRTFVAEHLKELRVMLKPLEVPQPQHLFHYLSVTDTHILLDQAIQVCDDVRLDGWFNEDEIVNYDEPDRSKQFKLETLVAESPRRTLCRPDAAFQLEYQQHRGVFYLEQDRDSYWHGQVAKRKTPGYVKLAEVNGHRKHFPETTIDRFTVLCVTPSNKRRDALREAFRGMEGKERWRFANYADFVDEPASFLRGPVWYPCDEGAEPVSLLK; encoded by the coding sequence ATGATAACTGCACGCGATATATCCGTGCTTGAATGCTTGGCGAGCTACTTCTTGATGAATCGTCGCCAGATTCAGGCGCTCTGTTACCCCAAAGATCACGACGGTCGCATTACGCGCCGCCGCCTGTCAGCGATGTGCCGCGACAAGTACGTCAAGAAATTGACAATGCAAGTCGTCAATCCCCGTGACGGCTCGCTTGCTCCGGTTTACCAATTGGCAAGTCGCGGCCGAACTTTTGTTGCGGAACATTTGAAAGAACTGCGTGTGATGCTGAAACCGTTGGAAGTGCCGCAGCCGCAACACTTGTTTCACTATTTGTCCGTCACTGATACTCACATTCTGTTGGATCAAGCGATTCAAGTATGCGACGACGTGCGACTTGATGGCTGGTTCAACGAAGACGAAATCGTCAATTACGATGAGCCTGACCGATCGAAGCAATTTAAGTTGGAAACGTTGGTCGCCGAGTCGCCAAGAAGAACGCTCTGCCGACCGGACGCTGCGTTTCAATTGGAGTATCAACAGCATCGAGGTGTGTTTTATTTGGAACAGGATCGCGACAGTTACTGGCACGGCCAAGTCGCCAAACGAAAAACTCCAGGCTACGTGAAACTCGCAGAAGTGAATGGTCATCGCAAGCATTTTCCGGAGACGACCATTGATCGCTTTACTGTGTTGTGCGTGACACCATCGAACAAACGACGGGATGCACTGCGTGAAGCGTTTCGCGGAATGGAAGGAAAAGAACGCTGGCGATTTGCGAACTACGCTGACTTTGTAGATGAACCAGCCAGCTTTCTTCGCGGACCAGTTTGGTATCCGTGTGACGAAGGTGCGGAGCCCGTATCTCTGTTGAAATAG
- a CDS encoding RNA polymerase sigma factor, producing MNVANENERKLTDDKLFVLLQDAQRGDSSAQDAFFDAYETELLIAIRVRRTPLHRKIEETMDVCNSVVRRLISNWEKWSFPEFGAFRGTVRTIVERRIKRAIQRFMAEKEASEAAALLHGDSDNPQPKIESYEFVQFIRSKMTASEQAIFDAIHSKGMTYVELSKQYPVSASALRKQLSRAMERVTEELDLDEE from the coding sequence ATGAATGTAGCGAACGAGAACGAACGAAAGCTCACCGACGACAAGCTGTTTGTGCTGCTTCAAGACGCGCAACGAGGCGACTCATCGGCACAGGATGCGTTCTTCGACGCTTATGAAACAGAATTGCTGATCGCGATCAGGGTTCGGCGGACGCCACTGCACCGCAAGATCGAAGAGACCATGGATGTCTGCAATTCGGTCGTTCGCCGGTTAATCAGCAACTGGGAGAAATGGTCCTTTCCTGAGTTCGGTGCGTTTCGCGGAACGGTTCGGACAATTGTTGAGCGCCGAATCAAGCGTGCTATCCAGCGATTCATGGCCGAGAAAGAAGCGAGTGAAGCAGCCGCATTGCTGCACGGTGACTCCGATAATCCACAGCCGAAGATTGAAAGCTACGAGTTCGTCCAGTTCATCCGCTCGAAGATGACCGCCTCCGAGCAGGCGATCTTTGATGCGATTCACTCGAAAGGCATGACCTACGTTGAGTTAAGCAAGCAATACCCGGTAAGTGCTAGCGCCTTGCGTAAACAACTCAGCCGGGCAATGGAACGAGTCACGGAAGAGTTGGACCTCGATGAAGAATGA